Below is a genomic region from Mesorhizobium sp. NZP2298.
GCCGGCCCGGGCCGGATCGATTGAACCGGCGAGCAGCCGCACCCCGATCAGGAACTTTTGCTCCGAGGCAAAGATGCGCAACCGGTCGAGCACCTCCTCATAGACCCTGTCACCTTCGAGGAAGGCGGAAAGACGTGCCGAGAGATAGGCACGATCAGGCAGTTCGCTGAGAAGAGCGGGGTCGAGCAGGCCGTCGAACACATGCGGCCGGCGTGTAATGATCGCCGCCAGCCGAGGCGCCGCGCCCATGATCGTCGCCATCAGCTTGAGCAGCGCCGGGTTCGACTGCAGCAGCGAGAACAGTTGGATGCCGGCAGGCAGGCCGGCAAGGAATTCGTCGAAACGGATCAAGGCTTCGTCCGCCCGGCGCGTCTGGCCGAAGGCCTTGAGCAAGGCCGGCGTCAATTCCGTCAGCCGCTCGCGCGCCTCCGCCGACTGGGTGACGCGGTAGCGCCCGAAGTGCCAGCCGCGGATGACACGGCAGATGTCGCTCGGCCGCTGGAAGCCGAGACCGTGCAAGGTCTGCAGCGTGTCGGGGTCGTCGACATCGCCGGTGAAGACCAGATTGCCGATGCCCGCCGAAAGCTCGGGTGCCGTTTCGAACAGCGCCGCATAGTGGCGTTCGACCTGCTGCAGCGAGGCGCGGAATGCCAGGGAAAAGGCAGCCGCGTCGGCAAAGCCCAGCATATGGGCGATCCGCTCAAGCCCCTCATCGTCTTCCGGCAGCGTATGCGTTTGCTCGTCGGCCACCATCTGGATGGCGTGTTCGACACGGCGCAGGAACCAGTATTGGCTGGCGAGCGCATCACGCGCCTCAGTGGTGATCCAGCCGCGTGCGGCAAGCTGGCCGAGCATCGGCACGGTTTCGCGGCCGCGTAGTTCAGGGAAGCGGCCGCCGGCGATGAGTTGCTGGGTCTGGACGAAGAACTCGATTTCGCGGATGCCGCCACGGCCGAGCTTGACGTTGTGCCCCTTCACGGCGATCTCGCCATGGCCCTTGTGGGCGTGGATCTGGCGCTTGATCGAGTGGACATCGGCAATCGCCGCGTAGTCCATGTACTTGCGCCAGATGTAGGGCTGCAGCTCCTTGAGGAAAGCAGCACCCGCGGCCAGATCGCCGGCCACCGGACGCGCCTTGATCATCGCCGCACGTTCCCAGTTCTGGCCACGCGCTTCGTAGTAGCGTAGCGCGGCCTCAACGGGGATCGCCAGCGGGGTCGAACCGGGATCGGGACGCAGCCTCAGATCGGTTCGGAAGACATAGCCGTGCTCGGTGCGGTCCTGCAGGATGCGCACCAGTCGTCGCGTCAGTCGCGAAAACAGCTCGGTTGCGTCGAGAGGATCGACGACGGCGGGCGATTCCGGGTCGAAGAAAACGACAAGGTCGATGTCGGAGGAGAAATTCAGTTCATGCGCGCCGAGCTTGCCCATGCCGAGCAGGATCCAGCCCGATTGTCGCGAGGGGGTGTCAAGATCAGGCAGTTTGAGCTTGCCCTGGCCGTGGGCGTCGCGCAGAAGGAAATCGACGGCCGAACGGGTGCAGGCGTCGGCAAGATCGCTCAGCCGCCGCACCGTCAGCGACGTTTCCGCCTCACCGGCGAGATCGGCCAGCGCGATCAGGAAATGCGCCTCGGCCTTGCACTGGCGCAATTCCATCATCAGGCTGGATTCGGAAACTGTCTCTGCCAATGCCGACTGGTCGATCGCGGCGGTGATCGCTTTCAGGCGGGCCTCGACCGGCTGATCGAAAAGAGCATCCAGGATCCGCGGCCGGCGACGCGCCGTATCGCGCAAAAACGGCGAGAGGTCGAAGACAGCAGCCAGGAAATCCTGGCCCTCCCCCTTGGCGTTCAGGAATTTGGCCAGCCTTGTCAGCCCTTCTTCGCGTGCCGCCGCGGCAATGTCGGCCAATTCCTGTCGCGCCTGGCCATCATCGAGCGGGGCGAGCCCAACCGCCGGCTTCAGCAACCAGTCCGTGACCGTCCGTTTCGCGACCGCAGCCATTAGTGATCCTCCCGTGCGGGGAAACTCATGACCACGGATAGTCCCGGATTGCCAGGCAGGAGATCAAGCCGCCCATAGTGGAACGTCATGACCGCCTTGGCGAGGCTGAGGCCAAGGCCGGAACCGGGCTGCGAACGGCTCTTCTCCAGCCGCACGAAACGTTCGGTCGCCCGGGCGCGATCGGCATCGTCCGGAATGCCCTGGCCGTTGTCGGCGACACAAAGCCTGATCTCGCCATGCGTCCGCTTGAGCGTCACACGAACCGCCGGCTTGGACGTGGAATCCGTCGAGTATTTGATGGCGTTATCGACGATGTTGGACAGCGCCTGGCCGATCAGCTCGCGGTTGCCGTCGACGAGAAAAGCACCGTTCACGTCGGCTTCGAGCGAAACGCCAGCCTCTTCAGCCACCGGCTCGTAAAGCTCGACGACATCACGCACCGCCGCCGCCAGATCGACGCGGTTGGTGTGTTCGGACGAATATCCGGCCTCCAGGCGGGAGATCATCAGGATGGCGTTGAAGGTCTTTATCAACTGGTCGGACTCGGCGATGGTGCCTTCCAGCGCCTGGCGATAATCGGCGGGCTTGTGCTTGCCGGAAAGTGTCGCTTCGGCCCGGTTGCGCAGCCGGGTCAGCGGCGTCTTCAGATCATGCGCGATGTTGTCGGAAACCTGCTTCAGGCCTTCGTTGAGCGTCGCGATCCTGGCCAGCATGGAATTGAGGTTTTCCGAAAGCCGGTCGAACTCGTCACCGGCGCCGGTCACCGGCAGCCGGCCCGACAAGTCACCGCCCATGATGCGGCGGCTTGCCTCCGAAACGCTGTCGATGCGCTTGAGCGCGGCGCGGCCGACAAAGAACCAGATCAGGATGCCGCCCAAGCCCATCATGCCAAGCGCCAGCGTCAGCGCACGGCGGATGACAGCGCGGAAACGTTCCGGTTCGCCAAGGTCGCGGCCGACCAGCATGATCATCTGGTTGGGCAGCCGCAGCACCAGTGCAATGGCGTTGTGGCCCTGCGCGCCTTCGGTCTGCTGGGCCGCGCTGCCACCAGTTGCGGGAGGTGTCGTCTGGTCGGTCGTTCCGCTGCGCAGGCGGTCAAGCTCACCTTCTCCGAAGCGTTTGTAGGAGAACGGCTCGGTCGTCCAGCCCTCGGTGTCGATCACCCCCGGTTCGAGGCTCTGCACGTTGCCGGTCAGGATCTGGCCATTGGCGTCGGCGATCAGATAGAGATTGGCGCCTGGCTGACGCGATCGTGCCTCCACCACCCTGACCAGAACCGGCAGGCCACCGCGTTGATAGGCCCGGGCAAGACCGAGCACTTCGTCGTTGATGGTCTCCTGCGTCTGCGACGTCAGCATGCGCGCCGACAGCGAGGTCATGTAGAATACAAGCAGCACGGCGCAGAGCGCGAAGAGCAGGAGGTAGAGCGCCGAGAGCCGCGCTGCCGTCGTCCTCATGATGGCGGGCACGGAAAGCGCCATGCTGCCGCCTAGATCAGCATGACGATTGGTCGAATCGTCATGCTGATCTAGCTCTTTGTTTGAGCATGATCTTTGGACAAACGGAGCCGTTTGTCCGAGAAAACCGGTTCCCATTTTTCGGGATCATGCTCTAGCCGCCCTTCAGCATGTAGCCGGCGCCGCGAACCGTATGCAGGATGGGCTTATCGAAGCCTTTTTCAATCTTGCCGCGCAACCGCGAGACGTGGACATCGATGACATTGGTCTGCGGGTCGAAATGATAGTCCCAGACATTCTCGAGCAGCATGGTGCGCGTCACCACCTGGCCAGCGTGGCGCATCAGATATTCGAGCAAGCGGAATTCGCGCGGCTGCAGCGTGATCTCGCGCGCCGCACGGCGGACCGAATGCGACAGCCTGTCGAGTTCGAGATCGCCAACACGGTAGACTGTTTCAGCCTCCTTGGCGCTGGCGCGCCGGTTCAACACCTCGACGCGGGCCAAAAGCTCGGAGAACGCATAAGGCTTGGTCAGATAATCGTCGCCGCCGGCGCGCAGCCCGGTGACCCGGTCATCGACCTCGCCCAGCGCCGACAGGATCAGCACCGGCGTGGTGTTGCCCCGGGAGCGAAGACCGGCAATGACCGACAGGCCGTCGCGGCGCGGCATCATCCGATCGATGACCATCACGTCATAGTCACCGGCATCGGCAAGCGCGAAACCGGTTTCGCCATCGCCGGCGACGTGGGCGGTATGACCAGCCTCGGCAAAGGCTTTCTGCAGATAATCCGCAGCTTCGCGATCATCTTCTATGACGAGAATCTTCATAGGGCCGTTATACGCGATTTCCCTGGAAGGTTGAGTAGCCGGCATCTGCATTTTAGCCTTTGCCAAAGCGCATCGCGATCAAGATGATCGAGACCAAGCGCGATAAGATCTTGTTCCCTGGTGGTCTTCATCCCGAACATGCCTGCTTTCGGGACATGATCCTGAGATCACCACATCCTCTCGCCCCAGGTCCGAGGGAATGTTTTTAGGCGGCTTCCAAAATGTGCGGCAGCGGGCGATGGGAGGCCCGCTGCCGCTGGAGGAGAGCACGATGACTGACTAACGTACCCGGCTCCATGCTTTCCCATGCGGCGGCTCGGGGGTGTTTGAACCCGCCGCATCGGAAAAGTCGTTGTCAGCCCTTGGCGACAGGCAGCGCGACGAAACGATTGTTGTTGTCGCGGGTGATCTGCATCAGCACCGCCTTGCGGCCGGACTTCACCGCGTCGGTCATCGCCTTGGTGACGTCCTCGGTGCCGTTCACCTCGTTCGAATTGACAGCGGTGATGATGTCGCCCGGCTGGATGCCGCGGTCGGCGGCATCGCTGTCGGGGTCCACATCGGTGACCACAAGGCCCTTGCCGTTTTCGGACTTGGTGACGGTGAGGCCGAGATCGGCCAGCGTGTCGGGCTTTGCCGGAGCGGCGGGTTGCTGTTGCTGGTCGTTCGAAGCCTGCTTGTCGCTGGCCGGCAGCTTGCCGAGATCGACCTTGACCGTCTGGCTCTTGCCGTCGCGCCAGACGGTGACGTCAACCGACTTGCCCGGTGAATACGCACCAATCAGGCGGGCGAGTTCCTTCGGCGATGCAACGTCCTTGCCATCGACCTGGGTGATGACGTCACCAGCGGTGATGCCTGCCTTCTTGCCGGGGCCATCGTCCTGGGCGCTGGACACCAACGCGCCATTGTTGGACTTCAGGCCAAGCGACTCGGCGATATCAGACGTGACCGGCTGGATTTCGACGCCGAGCCAGCCGCGCTGCACCGCACCGCTCTTCATCAGATCGCCGACAACCTGCTTGGCGGTCGAGGCAGGAATATCGAAAGCGATTCCAACGCTGCCGCCCGAGGGCGAGAAGATGGCCGTGTTGATGCCAACCACCTGGCCGTTGAGGTTGAAGGTCGGGCCGCCCGAATTGCCGCGATTGACCGAGGCGTCGATCTGCAGGAAATCGTCATAGGGGCCGGCGCCGATGTCACGACCGCGCGCCGACACAATGCCGGCGGTGACGGTGCCGCCGAGGCCGAACGGATTGCCGACGGCCACCACCCAGTCGCCGACGCGAACCTTGGAATCGTCGGCGAAATCGACATAGGTGAACTTGCCGCCCCCTTCGACCTTGAGTACGGCGAGATCGGTGCGCGGATCGGTGCCGACCAGCTTGGCGTCGAGTTCCTTGCCGTCATTGGTCACTACGGTGAAGGCGGTGCCCTCTTCGACGACATGGTTGTTGGTGACGAGATAGCCGTCCTCGGAAATGAAGAAGCCGGAGCCCTGGGCCACCGGGCGCGGCTGGTCATTGTTGCGGTCGCGGTGACCGAAGCGACGGTGGCCATCGTCATTCTGGCCGCCCTGGTCGCCAAAGCCGCGGAATTCCTTGAAGAAACGGCGCAACTGCGGATTGTTGGGAAGATTGTCGAAGCCATCCTGGTCGTCGGAACCGTCATCGGCGGTCGGCTGGATCTTGGCCTTGACCTTGACGCTGACCACGGCGGGCGAAACACGCTCCACGACATCGGCGAAGCTCGGAACCTGCGGGGCCTCGACACGCACGGCGTCGGCCAGGACGGGGCTGGTTCCACTGGTCAACGCGCCAACACCGATCGCGCCGGCAATGGCGACGGACGCGGCGGCAGCCAGGAGACGCTTACGGGTGCGGGAATATGAATTGGGGGCAATATTCATGGGGTCTCGTATCCTCTTTCAAATGGACCTGCCTTGATCGGCATCCTCGAAGAGAGAGAATTAGAGCGGTCCACATTACAGCGCCATTTCCGACGCATGAAACTTTGGTAATGTTGGCGGGCGCCAGCAGCCGTCAGTCGCGGCGAAGGATGGCGTCCAATGCCGCCTGTTCTTCCGAAGACAGGGACTGAGTCGCCAGGGTTCGGCGCGACCTTGCACTGAGTACAATGAAGACGCCCCCGATCAGCAACAACAGCACAGGCGTGCCCCAAAGCAACGCGTTGCGCAGATCGAAACGCGGCTTAAGCAGCACGAACTCGCCGTAGCGGGAAACCACATAGTCCATCACCTGCTGGTCGGTATCGCCGGCGACGAGGCGTTGGCGCACCAGGATACGCAGGTCCCGGGCAAGATCGGCATCGGATTCGTCGATCGACTGGTTCTGGCAGACCATGCAGCGCAGGCCTTCCGAGAGTGTCCGGGCCCTCGCCTCAAGCACCGGATCGGCCAACATCTCGTCGGGCTTCACCGCCAGCGCCGAGCCGGCGAAGCCAAGCGCCAGCATCAGGACAAGCAATGCGACGGAGAACCTTGCCTTCATGGCAGGCTCGCGGTTGCCACGGCATCGGCCTGCTTGCGCCGCCGCGACGGCGCGCCGACACGCAAGCGCCTGTCCATCAACGACATGGCAGCGCCCGCCATCATCACCAGGCCGCCGCCCCAGATCAGCGTCACCAGCGGCTTCCACCACAGGCGCACCACCACCGATCCGTCCTTGCCCTCGTCGCCGAGCGAAATGTAGAGCTGGGAAAAACCAAGGGTCTTGATACCGGACTCCGTCGTCGTCGTCTGCCGCACCGGATAGAAACGCTTGGCGGAACTGATCACGCCGACAGGACTGCCGCTGACGCCGATCAACTCGAAGCGGCCACGATCCTCGGCGTAGTTCGGGCCCTGCGCCGGGTAAAGCCCGACGAAACGCAGCGTATGGCCTGACAATTCCACCGTCTCGCCGGCGCGCATGGTAAGGATCTTCTCGGTGCCGAAGGAGAGCGTGGCGACAATGCCGAGCAACGTCAGGCCAAGGCCGAGATGGGCCAATGCCGTGCCGAAGACCGAGCGTGGCAGGCCGACGAAGCGCCTGAACATGACGGCCGGTGCAACCGATCCGACACCGGACTTGACGGCAAGGTCGGTAAGGGCTCCGGCGACCAGCCAGACGGCAAGGCCGATGCCGAGGGCGGCGAAAACCGAAGCGCCGTCGATAAACAGGCCAGTGACCAGCATCGCCGCCAGCGCCAGCGCGAAGGCAGCCATCAGGCGCTGCGCCGCGGCGAAGACATCGCCACGCTTCCAGGCGAGCAGCGGTCCGAATGGCACAAGGGCCAGAAGCGGCAGCATCAAGGGGCCGAAGGTCAGGTCGAAGAACGGCGCGCCGACCGAGATCTTGCCGCCGGTGAGCGCTTCCAGCGCCAGCGGATAGAGCGTGCCGACGAGCACGGTGGCGGTCGCCGTGGTCAGGAACAGATTGTTGAGGACGAGCGCGCCTTCACGCGAGATCGGGTGGAACAGTCCGCCGGCCGTCAGCCTTGAGGCGCGCAGCGCGAACAATGCCAGCGAGCCGCCGATGAACAGCGTCAGGATGCATAGGATGAAGACGCCGCGCGTTGGGTCGGTGGCGAAGGCATGCACCGAGGTGAGCACGCCCGAACGCACCAGGAAGGTGCCGAGCAGAGACAGCGAAAAGGTGAGGATGGCGAGCAGCAGCGTCCAAATCTTCAGCGCCGAGCGCTTTTCCATGACGATGGCCGAATGCAGCAGCGCGGTGCCCGCCAGCCACGGCATGAAGGAAGCGTTCTCAACCGGGTCCCAGAACCAGAAACCACCCCAGCCGAGCTCGTAATAGGCCCAGTAAGACCCCATCGCGATACCGCCGGTCAGGAACATCCAGGCGACCAGCGTCCATGGCCGCACCCAGCGCGCCCAGGAGGCATCGATGCGGCCCTCGATGAGGGCGGCGACCGAGAAGGAGAAGCAGATCGAGAAACCGACATAGCCGAGATAGAGCAGCGGCGGATGAATGGCGAGGCCGAGATCCTGCAGGATCGGGTTGAGATCGCGGCCTTCGATCGGCGCCGGGTTGAGCCGGATGAAAGGATTGGACGTCGCAAGGATGAACAGGAAGAAGGCAGCGCCAATGGCGCCCTGCACGGCCAGCACATTCGCGCGCAGCGTCGCCGGCAGGTTGGAGCCGAAAGCCGCGACAAGGGCACCAAAGAAGGTCAGGATCAGCACCCAGAGCAGCATCGAGCCTTCGTGATTGCCCCAGGTTCCGGTGATCTTGTAGATCAGCGGCTGCAGCGAATGCGAGTTTTCCCAGACGCTCGCCACCGAAAAATCGGAGTGCGCGTAGGCACCCGCCAGCGCGACGAAGGACAGCGCCGTCAACGCAAAGCCCGTTATCGTGACAGGACCGCCGACAGCCATCAGGCGCTGGTTGTTCAGCCGCGCGCCGAACAGGGGCACGATCGTCTGCACCAGCGAGAGCGCGAACGCCAGGACCAGGGCGAAATGTCCGGTTTCAACCATGATTGACCCCTGCCCTTCTGCCAGACTCACTCACTCTTGCTCTCCTGCCAGACGCCCTTGGCCTTCAGCCCGTCGGCCACCTCCTTGGGCATGTAGCGCTCATCATGCTTGGCCAGCACGCTGTCGGCAACAAAGACCCCGTCCGGGCCAAAAGTGCCTTCGGTGATGACGCCCTGCTCCTCGCGAAAAAGGTCGGGCAGGATGCCGGTATAGGTGACCTTGACCGATTTATGCGTGTCGGTGACGGAAAAGGCGACTGTCGCGCCCTGCCCGCGCTGGATCGTGCCTTTTTCGACCAAACCGCCGAGCCTGATGCGCTGGCCGGGCTGGACGCTGGCGGTGGTGAGGTCCGCCGGCATGTAGAAATAGGACGCCTTCTGGCCAAGCGCGTAGAAGGTCAGCCCGGTGGCGGCGCCCAGGAAAGCCAACCCACCGACGATCACCGACAACCGTTTCTGCTTGCGTGTCATGACACGTTCTACTCCGTCGCCGCCAGGCCGAGCGAGGCGGCAAAGGCGGTGAATTTCTTGGCCTCGTCACTGCCGGGGCCAAAGACGGCAATGGCGCGACCCAGCGCCTCGCGCGCCTGGTTGGCCTTGCCCAGCACGACATAGGAACGAACGAGCCGCATCCATCCTTCCGGGTCACGCGGATTTTGCCGCAGTTTTTCATCGAGGCCGGCGACCATCGTGTTGATCATGGCTTCGCGATCCTGCGGCGACATGGAGGACGCAGCGTCGACATCCGCGGCATCGGGA
It encodes:
- a CDS encoding bifunctional [glutamine synthetase] adenylyltransferase/[glutamine synthetase]-adenylyl-L-tyrosine phosphorylase yields the protein MAAVAKRTVTDWLLKPAVGLAPLDDGQARQELADIAAAAREEGLTRLAKFLNAKGEGQDFLAAVFDLSPFLRDTARRRPRILDALFDQPVEARLKAITAAIDQSALAETVSESSLMMELRQCKAEAHFLIALADLAGEAETSLTVRRLSDLADACTRSAVDFLLRDAHGQGKLKLPDLDTPSRQSGWILLGMGKLGAHELNFSSDIDLVVFFDPESPAVVDPLDATELFSRLTRRLVRILQDRTEHGYVFRTDLRLRPDPGSTPLAIPVEAALRYYEARGQNWERAAMIKARPVAGDLAAGAAFLKELQPYIWRKYMDYAAIADVHSIKRQIHAHKGHGEIAVKGHNVKLGRGGIREIEFFVQTQQLIAGGRFPELRGRETVPMLGQLAARGWITTEARDALASQYWFLRRVEHAIQMVADEQTHTLPEDDEGLERIAHMLGFADAAAFSLAFRASLQQVERHYAALFETAPELSAGIGNLVFTGDVDDPDTLQTLHGLGFQRPSDICRVIRGWHFGRYRVTQSAEARERLTELTPALLKAFGQTRRADEALIRFDEFLAGLPAGIQLFSLLQSNPALLKLMATIMGAAPRLAAIITRRPHVFDGLLDPALLSELPDRAYLSARLSAFLEGDRVYEEVLDRLRIFASEQKFLIGVRLLAGSIDPARAGRAFSDLADLTIEAALQAVTAEFSARHGMIAGGVVSLLGMGKLGSRELTAGSDVDLILLYDHEANAEDSEGDKPLAPSHYYTRMTQRLISAVSAPTAEGVLYELDLRLRPSGNKGPVATHIDAFKKYQRQEAWTWEHMALSRARAIGGDAGLCAEVEAEVASVLGQQRDAAKVKTEAADMRAMIEKEKPARDPWDIKLIPGGLIDLEFIAQVAVITGQVEEGPRVTGTAEILSRLGPGFADAGVRQELAAAFALYLALTQMTRLCLTGPFERDDVPPGLSDLLLAVTDLPDFGVLEAHLKETSQKVRKDFDLLLRAGRP
- a CDS encoding sensor histidine kinase; protein product: MALSVPAIMRTTAARLSALYLLLFALCAVLLVFYMTSLSARMLTSQTQETINDEVLGLARAYQRGGLPVLVRVVEARSRQPGANLYLIADANGQILTGNVQSLEPGVIDTEGWTTEPFSYKRFGEGELDRLRSGTTDQTTPPATGGSAAQQTEGAQGHNAIALVLRLPNQMIMLVGRDLGEPERFRAVIRRALTLALGMMGLGGILIWFFVGRAALKRIDSVSEASRRIMGGDLSGRLPVTGAGDEFDRLSENLNSMLARIATLNEGLKQVSDNIAHDLKTPLTRLRNRAEATLSGKHKPADYRQALEGTIAESDQLIKTFNAILMISRLEAGYSSEHTNRVDLAAAVRDVVELYEPVAEEAGVSLEADVNGAFLVDGNRELIGQALSNIVDNAIKYSTDSTSKPAVRVTLKRTHGEIRLCVADNGQGIPDDADRARATERFVRLEKSRSQPGSGLGLSLAKAVMTFHYGRLDLLPGNPGLSVVMSFPAREDH
- a CDS encoding response regulator transcription factor, translated to MKILVIEDDREAADYLQKAFAEAGHTAHVAGDGETGFALADAGDYDVMVIDRMMPRRDGLSVIAGLRSRGNTTPVLILSALGEVDDRVTGLRAGGDDYLTKPYAFSELLARVEVLNRRASAKEAETVYRVGDLELDRLSHSVRRAAREITLQPREFRLLEYLMRHAGQVVTRTMLLENVWDYHFDPQTNVIDVHVSRLRGKIEKGFDKPILHTVRGAGYMLKGG
- a CDS encoding Do family serine endopeptidase, whose protein sequence is MNIAPNSYSRTRKRLLAAAASVAIAGAIGVGALTSGTSPVLADAVRVEAPQVPSFADVVERVSPAVVSVKVKAKIQPTADDGSDDQDGFDNLPNNPQLRRFFKEFRGFGDQGGQNDDGHRRFGHRDRNNDQPRPVAQGSGFFISEDGYLVTNNHVVEEGTAFTVVTNDGKELDAKLVGTDPRTDLAVLKVEGGGKFTYVDFADDSKVRVGDWVVAVGNPFGLGGTVTAGIVSARGRDIGAGPYDDFLQIDASVNRGNSGGPTFNLNGQVVGINTAIFSPSGGSVGIAFDIPASTAKQVVGDLMKSGAVQRGWLGVEIQPVTSDIAESLGLKSNNGALVSSAQDDGPGKKAGITAGDVITQVDGKDVASPKELARLIGAYSPGKSVDVTVWRDGKSQTVKVDLGKLPASDKQASNDQQQQPAAPAKPDTLADLGLTVTKSENGKGLVVTDVDPDSDAADRGIQPGDIITAVNSNEVNGTEDVTKAMTDAVKSGRKAVLMQITRDNNNRFVALPVAKG
- a CDS encoding cytochrome c-type biogenesis protein, translating into MKARFSVALLVLMLALGFAGSALAVKPDEMLADPVLEARARTLSEGLRCMVCQNQSIDESDADLARDLRILVRQRLVAGDTDQQVMDYVVSRYGEFVLLKPRFDLRNALLWGTPVLLLLIGGVFIVLSARSRRTLATQSLSSEEQAALDAILRRD
- a CDS encoding heme lyase CcmF/NrfE family subunit, which produces MVETGHFALVLAFALSLVQTIVPLFGARLNNQRLMAVGGPVTITGFALTALSFVALAGAYAHSDFSVASVWENSHSLQPLIYKITGTWGNHEGSMLLWVLILTFFGALVAAFGSNLPATLRANVLAVQGAIGAAFFLFILATSNPFIRLNPAPIEGRDLNPILQDLGLAIHPPLLYLGYVGFSICFSFSVAALIEGRIDASWARWVRPWTLVAWMFLTGGIAMGSYWAYYELGWGGFWFWDPVENASFMPWLAGTALLHSAIVMEKRSALKIWTLLLAILTFSLSLLGTFLVRSGVLTSVHAFATDPTRGVFILCILTLFIGGSLALFALRASRLTAGGLFHPISREGALVLNNLFLTTATATVLVGTLYPLALEALTGGKISVGAPFFDLTFGPLMLPLLALVPFGPLLAWKRGDVFAAAQRLMAAFALALAAMLVTGLFIDGASVFAALGIGLAVWLVAGALTDLAVKSGVGSVAPAVMFRRFVGLPRSVFGTALAHLGLGLTLLGIVATLSFGTEKILTMRAGETVELSGHTLRFVGLYPAQGPNYAEDRGRFELIGVSGSPVGVISSAKRFYPVRQTTTTESGIKTLGFSQLYISLGDEGKDGSVVVRLWWKPLVTLIWGGGLVMMAGAAMSLMDRRLRVGAPSRRRKQADAVATASLP
- the ccmE gene encoding cytochrome c maturation protein CcmE, giving the protein MTRKQKRLSVIVGGLAFLGAATGLTFYALGQKASYFYMPADLTTASVQPGQRIRLGGLVEKGTIQRGQGATVAFSVTDTHKSVKVTYTGILPDLFREEQGVITEGTFGPDGVFVADSVLAKHDERYMPKEVADGLKAKGVWQESKSE